The Bifidobacterium actinocoloniiforme DSM 22766 genomic sequence GCCCAGGAGGAGCGCCCTGATTCCATCAAGATCTGGTACTACGAGGAGGATACCGGCGCACAGGGCAAAGCCTGGAAGCAGGCCATCGCCGATTACCAGAAGAAGACCGGAGTCAAGGTCAACTTCGAGAAGAAGACCTTCGAGCAGATCAGGCAGAATGCCAGCCAGATTCTGAATTCCGACGATGCCCCCGATGTCATGGAGTATAACAAGGGCAACGCCACGGCCGGCCTGCTCTCGAGCCAGGGACTGCTGTCCAACCTGAACGACTACGTCAAGAAGTACGACTGGGATAAGAAGATTACCGGATCACTCGCCGCCCCCGGTAAGTATGACGAGAAGGGCGTCATGGGATCAGGTGATTGGTATGGCATCACCACCTACGGCGAGGACGTGATGATGTACTACAACACGGACATGTTCGAAAAGTACAACATCGCCATTCCCACGACCATGTCCGAGCTGGAAGCGGCCATGCAGAAATTCAAGGACAACGGCGTAACACCGTTGTCCGAGGGCGTGGCTGAGTATCCTTTGCAGCACCTCTGGTGGCAGCTGGTCCTGCAGAAGGCGGATACCAAGCTAATCAACGCCTACCAGCGCTATGACGGCAAGGTCGACTGGGAGGGTCCCGCTATGACCTATGCCACTGACACCATCAAGGACTGGGTCGACAAGGGGTACATCAGCAAGGACTCCACCGGTCTCAAGGCAGAGGATGCCGGGCAGAACTTCATGAAGGGCACCTACCCCATGTTCTTCTCGGGATCATGGTGGTTCGGACGCTTCCAGAATGATGTTCCAAACCTCAAGTGGAAGGTCGGTCTCTTCCCCGAAGCCAAGAAGATTCCTGGCGGATCAGGTAATATCTGGGTTATTCCCGAGCGTTCTAAGAAGAAGGACGCAGCTGCCGAGTTCATCAACATGACCCTGAGCGAGGAAAACCAGAACTTGATGGGCAACTCCGGTGGCCTGCCCATCGCCGCTAATTCCAATAAGATAGTCGATCCCAAGAGCAAGGAACTGATATCAGGGTTCAACGAGGTCATCAAGGATGACCGTCTGGGTTACTATCCCGATTGGCCCACTTCCTCACTCTATGACGAGCTCGATGCCGGCCTGCAGGAGCTGGTCAACGGTACCAAGGCCCCCAAGGACGTGCTTGAGGAACTTCAAGGCAAGTACGACAAGGGTGTTGAGACGTCAGGCGTGAAGCAGAAGTAAACGCAAGATCGCTCGGATTACCCGATCAGTCGATCTGAGCCTGGTTTTATTCACCAGGTAGTCCCGCAGCGCCGGTCAACGGATCAGCTCCCATCAGGGAGTGGATTTACGGCCCTGCGGGACATCACTCGGACATCATTTGTGTATGAGGAAGTGAAACATGGGATCACGAAGAAAGAAAGGCGCCAAATCGGTCTCCGCCAGGACCGAGGAAGAGCGCGGGATGTCCCGGATACCGGGTAATCCGTCTAACCGCTTCTGGTTGTATCTGATACCAGGCCTGTTGGTCCTGCTTTGGATTATTATCGTGCCGGCCATCTGGAACATCTATCTGAGCTTCACCAGCTACCGAGGCATACGTCCGCCGAAGTGGGCTGGGTTGGATAACTGGTCCAGACTCATAAGGGATGCCACCTTCTGGGCTTCCTTTCGCAACTCGATCTGGATGATTGTGGCCATGGTGGTCATTCCCATCCTGATTGGTCTGATTCTGGCCTCTCTGGTGTTCGACGTGGTGCAGAAGCGTTTCGGCGCCAAGACCGCTTCGACCATGAGGGCCATCTATTACTTCCCCCAGTTGCTGCCCATCTCCGTGGCCGCTCTTGTCATGGGCTGGATTTTCCGGCCAGAGAACGGGGCACTCAATGCCATTCTGAAGGGGATAGGCCTGGGGCGCTTACAACACAACTGGCTGGGATCGCCTGATACGGCTTTGATATTCCTGATGATCATCATGATTTGGATTCAGCTGGGTTATCCGTTGGTCATCTTCATGTCTGGTCTGCAGAGGGTCAATCCGGAACTGTACGAGGCGGCCAGTCTGGATGGGGCCAACTGGTGGCAGCGGTTCAAGGTCATCACCCTGCCGGCCATCAAGCCCGAGATTTTCGTGGTTGCCCTGACCTGCACCATCGCAGCCCTGAAGGTCTTCGCTCCTGTATACATGCTGACCAAGGGAGGCCCTGGCGACAGCACCATCGTGCCCTCCTATTACTCCTATACCCAGTTCTTCCAGTCCCAGCAGGTCGGGTACGGAGCGGCCATAGCAACTGCCCTGACGGTGGTCATCATCATCATATCGATTGTCTTCACCAACCTTCAGCAGCGAGTTGAGAAAGAGGATGAGGAGTAAGACATGAGTGCACATACCACGCTTCCCAAAGCAAGGAAGAACCGGACGATGGGAGACTGGGCCATTCTGGTCCTGCTGATCATCGGCGGTCTGATCATGCTTTTCCCCTTCTTCATCCTTCTCCTCAACGCCTTTAAGACCGCGGCCGATTACAACGCATCAGGCCCGCTCTCATGGCCCAGCGAATTCAGCCTGGCCGGCCTGGAGAAGTTCTGGACCAGGGTCAGGTTCCCCCAAAAGGTTTGGAACAGCATCTGGATCAGCGGACTGGTGTCGGTTCTAGCGGTCGGTCTCTCCGTGCTGAATTCCTTCGCACTGGGCATTGGACGGGTCAAGGGTCGGCGGTGGATCACTCTGCTGATCATGCTTGCCAACATGATGCCCCAGGAGGCCCTGCTCTACCCGCTTTACATCATGTTCAAAGGCATGGGCCTCTACAACTCCCAGTGGGCCATCGTAATCATATTCACCGTCATACAGAGCGCTTTCGGTACCTACCTGCTCTCCTCGGTCTATGGCACCTTCCCCAAGGCCATCCTTGAGGCCGCCACCATCGACGGTGCCAGCAGGTGGAGGGTGCTCAAGGACATCGTCTTCCCCATATCCACGCCCACGCTGAGTGTCATGCTGGTCTTCTTCTTCATCTGGACCTGGAACGAGTACATGATCCCCATGGCCTTCTTGATTGACAACTCCAAGCAGACCGTCCCGATTGCCATCGCCTCCCTGACAGGAGACAGGCTTATGGATGTGACAACCACGGCTGCGGCCTCATTGATTAGCATCGTACCCACACTAATCTTCTACCTCGTCTTCCAGCGCACCCTCTCCAGGGGCATTACGACAGGAGCAGTGAAATAAATGAAATTCACCAATGGATACTGGTTGACTCGGCCTGGGGTCGAGGCTCTGTATGCCCGTTCGCCTTATGAACTATCGGTGGGCGATGATGGCAAAAGCATAGACGTGCTGGCCACTACGCAGGTAATTCATGATAGGGCGAATACACTCAATCTTCCAATCTTCCGCATTCATGCCTCATCACCGGCAGAGGGCATAATTCGTGTCCAAGCCTCGCACTGGAAGGGCAGCAGGGTCTGCCCCGGGTTCCCAATCAATGAGCAGGATTCCGACGGGGGAAGCGTAACCGCCAGCGCCCAGGGCCTTGGCGATGGTGAGATCGGCGAGGAAGGTGCCACCGTCCGCCTGGACAGCGGTGACCTGAGCCTGACCGTGACCAAGGGCGACTCCTTCGATATGACCTTTAGGTGCGGTGAAAGGGAGCTGACCCATGCCCGGGGCAAGTCCCTGGCCAGGTTCCTTCTTGGGCCTGACGCGGCGGTGTCCACCCAACCGGTTGGGGAGTTCGGCGTTTCCCCCACGGCCAGTGCCTATGACGAGTCGCCGGTCTTCACCTCCATCCAGCTTGGCCTGGGTGTGGGTGAGCGGGTCTATGGCTTCGGCGAACGGTTTGGCCCCTATCTGAAGAACGGTCAGACCGTAGACATCTGGAACGAGGACGGCGGCACCGCCAGCGAGCAGGGTTATAAGGACATCCCCTTCTACATGACCAGCAATGGGTATGGCGTCCTGGTCAACAACAGGGGGCACGTCTCCTTCGAGGTGGCCACTGAGAACACCGAGACCGTACAGTTCAGTGTGCCCGGCGAGACCATCGACTTCTACCTGATTGCAGGGCCTCATCCCAAGCGGATTCTGGAGAGGTACACCGCCCTGGTCGGCAGGGCCGCCAAAGTTCCAGCCTGGTCATATGGCCTCTGGCTGACCACCTCCTTCACCACCAAGTACGATGAGCAGACGGTCACCTCCATGATTGACGGCATGGCCGGGAGGGACATACCGCTCAGCGTCTTCCACTACGACTGCTACTGGATGCGTGAGTTCCACTGGACCGACTTCCAATGGGACAAGCGGTTCTTCCCCGATATCGAGGGAACCCTGAGCCGCCTCCACCAGGACAGGGGTCTGCACGTCTGCGCCTGGATCAATCCCTATATCGGTCAGGAAAGCGCACTCTTCGATGAAGGGGCCGCCAAGGGCTACCTGGTACGTAAACCCAACGGTAACATCTGGCAGACCGACCTATGGCAGGCCGGCATGGGACTGGTGGACTTCACCAATCCCCAGGCCCGCGACTGGTACAAGGAGAAGATAAAGACCCTCCTGAACCAGGGGGTCGATGCCATCAAGACTGATTTCGGTGAGCGCATCCCCTCGGATGTGGTCTGGTTCGATGGGTCTAATCCTACCACTATGCACAACTGGTACACCCAGCTGTACAACCAGACGGTTTTCGATGCCATCGAGGAGGCCCGTGGCAAGGGGCAGGCCTGCCTGTACGCCAGGTCGGCGACCGTCGGTGGGCAGCAGCAACCGGTCCATTGGGGCGGGGACTGTGAGTCCACTTTTAACGGCATGGCCCAGACCCTCCGAGCCGGTCTCTCACTGGCCAGCTCCGGTTTCGGCTTCTGGAGCCACGATATCGGCGGTTTCGAGGGTACCCATCCCGATCCAGCGGTTTACAAGCGTTGGATAGCATTCGGGCTGCTCTCCTCCCACTCCCGTCTGCACGGCTCCACCGTCTATCGGGTGCCTTGGCTCTTCGACCAGGAGGACGAACGCCGGGGTGTGGTCAATCCTCCTGAGCAGACCGCCGTGAGTGTGTTGCGTGAGTTCACGAACATGAAGATATCGCTCATGCCTTACCTCTACCAGGTAGGACTCGGGGCGCATGAGGAAGGCCTGCCGGTCATGCGGTCTATGTTCATAGAGTTTCCCGATGATCTGACCGCCCGGGACTGTGACCGACAGTACATGTTGGGTCCTTCTCTGCTGGTAGCCCCGGTCTTCTCCTACTCCGGAGACGTGGACTGCTACCTGCCCAAGGGAGTGTGGACCAACTGGTTCACCGGCAAGCAGGAAGACTGCCGCCAGGCCGGTCGTTGGATCAGTGAGCAGGATGGTTTCGATACCGTGCCGTTCTGGGTTCGAGACGGAACCGTCCTGGTCACCCGGGAGGGTCAGGCCAGCACTGAGTACGCCTATGGAACCGATGCCACGGTTTCCGTTTTCCTGGCCCAGGACGGCAAGGCCCAGACCCGTGTCCGGGACGAGGCAGGCGACGATGTTGTCTTCTTCGCCGAGCGCAATGGGAATCAGGTGACTATCGCTTCCTCAGACGGTCGCGACTTCACCGGTTGCCTGGGCAGGGGCGAGGGTGTGCGCTCGCAGGATGGGCGAGTGGTTCTGACTGTCGCATAGGCAGGCATTTGTGTGTCGCTGCGGTCCATGTACTGCGGACTGCAGCGACACACCAGGATGGATGCCAGCTCGAAATGCGGCGTGACATATG encodes the following:
- a CDS encoding ABC transporter substrate-binding protein, encoding MKVSKKIMAATTAVASLVGLASLSGCGGSNSAQEERPDSIKIWYYEEDTGAQGKAWKQAIADYQKKTGVKVNFEKKTFEQIRQNASQILNSDDAPDVMEYNKGNATAGLLSSQGLLSNLNDYVKKYDWDKKITGSLAAPGKYDEKGVMGSGDWYGITTYGEDVMMYYNTDMFEKYNIAIPTTMSELEAAMQKFKDNGVTPLSEGVAEYPLQHLWWQLVLQKADTKLINAYQRYDGKVDWEGPAMTYATDTIKDWVDKGYISKDSTGLKAEDAGQNFMKGTYPMFFSGSWWFGRFQNDVPNLKWKVGLFPEAKKIPGGSGNIWVIPERSKKKDAAAEFINMTLSEENQNLMGNSGGLPIAANSNKIVDPKSKELISGFNEVIKDDRLGYYPDWPTSSLYDELDAGLQELVNGTKAPKDVLEELQGKYDKGVETSGVKQK
- a CDS encoding carbohydrate ABC transporter permease, with product MSRIPGNPSNRFWLYLIPGLLVLLWIIIVPAIWNIYLSFTSYRGIRPPKWAGLDNWSRLIRDATFWASFRNSIWMIVAMVVIPILIGLILASLVFDVVQKRFGAKTASTMRAIYYFPQLLPISVAALVMGWIFRPENGALNAILKGIGLGRLQHNWLGSPDTALIFLMIIMIWIQLGYPLVIFMSGLQRVNPELYEAASLDGANWWQRFKVITLPAIKPEIFVVALTCTIAALKVFAPVYMLTKGGPGDSTIVPSYYSYTQFFQSQQVGYGAAIATALTVVIIIISIVFTNLQQRVEKEDEE
- a CDS encoding carbohydrate ABC transporter permease, with the translated sequence MSAHTTLPKARKNRTMGDWAILVLLIIGGLIMLFPFFILLLNAFKTAADYNASGPLSWPSEFSLAGLEKFWTRVRFPQKVWNSIWISGLVSVLAVGLSVLNSFALGIGRVKGRRWITLLIMLANMMPQEALLYPLYIMFKGMGLYNSQWAIVIIFTVIQSAFGTYLLSSVYGTFPKAILEAATIDGASRWRVLKDIVFPISTPTLSVMLVFFFIWTWNEYMIPMAFLIDNSKQTVPIAIASLTGDRLMDVTTTAAASLISIVPTLIFYLVFQRTLSRGITTGAVK
- the yicI gene encoding alpha-xylosidase; translation: MKFTNGYWLTRPGVEALYARSPYELSVGDDGKSIDVLATTQVIHDRANTLNLPIFRIHASSPAEGIIRVQASHWKGSRVCPGFPINEQDSDGGSVTASAQGLGDGEIGEEGATVRLDSGDLSLTVTKGDSFDMTFRCGERELTHARGKSLARFLLGPDAAVSTQPVGEFGVSPTASAYDESPVFTSIQLGLGVGERVYGFGERFGPYLKNGQTVDIWNEDGGTASEQGYKDIPFYMTSNGYGVLVNNRGHVSFEVATENTETVQFSVPGETIDFYLIAGPHPKRILERYTALVGRAAKVPAWSYGLWLTTSFTTKYDEQTVTSMIDGMAGRDIPLSVFHYDCYWMREFHWTDFQWDKRFFPDIEGTLSRLHQDRGLHVCAWINPYIGQESALFDEGAAKGYLVRKPNGNIWQTDLWQAGMGLVDFTNPQARDWYKEKIKTLLNQGVDAIKTDFGERIPSDVVWFDGSNPTTMHNWYTQLYNQTVFDAIEEARGKGQACLYARSATVGGQQQPVHWGGDCESTFNGMAQTLRAGLSLASSGFGFWSHDIGGFEGTHPDPAVYKRWIAFGLLSSHSRLHGSTVYRVPWLFDQEDERRGVVNPPEQTAVSVLREFTNMKISLMPYLYQVGLGAHEEGLPVMRSMFIEFPDDLTARDCDRQYMLGPSLLVAPVFSYSGDVDCYLPKGVWTNWFTGKQEDCRQAGRWISEQDGFDTVPFWVRDGTVLVTREGQASTEYAYGTDATVSVFLAQDGKAQTRVRDEAGDDVVFFAERNGNQVTIASSDGRDFTGCLGRGEGVRSQDGRVVLTVA